In Solea senegalensis isolate Sse05_10M unplaced genomic scaffold, IFAPA_SoseM_1 scf7180000017190, whole genome shotgun sequence, one DNA window encodes the following:
- the si:ch211-197h24.6 gene encoding uncharacterized protein si:ch211-197h24.6 isoform X2 translates to MKGTSVQTLPTLSKQLMSVKDAIIGLHYVWEYRSPSKSVPPHYQCKLCAVSRVQHDMIAHVRGWKHSFKYLQKAHPEKITCEEAEATKDPGERKKVKEAAAEVEQIEGRGQLRVILKEPCEVPAFKGFRSAIPKVKPPPRPAMGPKAPPFRSRIFDSQFTGECPPPGGPLSDYSAVEYGEPGFGGYSNREDFHDSDMDLRHFPNGMSNHPTQSGDDFGRGGERHGYGRGGLMEENPSRMYPDEYHSFEIGSSPMSRMDRPMEEPLQKPGLMGAAPEIQTPPNTLLNYLDTFRIENESDAQLVLKVTQKLTDILMEYRLRSVSTGSSLSSFTMNSTSFSTTSSRLSDSSDQYSNRLSGPSRYSGLQSRYFK, encoded by the exons ATGAAAGGGACATCTGTCCAGACCTTGCCCACTCTCAGCAAACAGCTGATGAGTGTCAAAGATGCCATCATTG GTCTTCATTATGTGTGGGAGTACCGAAGCCCCAGTAAATCTGTCCCGCCACACTACCAGTGCAAACTCTGTGCTGTGTCCCGCGTGCAGCATGATATGATTGCACATGTGAGAGGCTGGAAACACAGCTTCAAATACCTG CAAAAAGCCCACCCTGAGAAGATCACCTGTGAAGAGGCAGAGGCCACTAAAGACCCTGGTGAAAGGAAGAAAGTTAAAGAGGCTGCTGCTGAGGTGGAGCAAATTGAGGGAAGGGGACAACTCAGG GTGATCCTTAAAGAGCCTTGTGAAGTACCTGCGTTCAAAGGATTTC GTTCTGCAATCCCTAAAGTTAAGCCTCCACCACGTCCAGCAATGGGTCCAAAAGCACCACCCTTCC GTTCCAGGATTTTTGACTCACAATTTACAGGGGAGTGTCCTCCTCCAGGTGGTCCTCTCTCTGACTACTCAGCAGTAGAATATGGGGAGCCTGGTTTTGGAGGGTACTCAAACAGGGAAGATTTCCATGACTCTGATATGGATCTGAGGCATTTTCCAAATGGTATGAGCAATCACCCCACTCAGAGTGGAGATGATTTTGGACGAGGTGGTGAAAGACATGGCTATGGAAGGGGTGGACTGATGGAGGAGAACCCCAGCAGAATGTATCCTGATGAATACCACAGTTTTGAAATTGGGAGCAGTCCAATGTCTAGAATGGACAGACCAATGGAGGAGCCACTGCAAAAGCCAGGCTTAATGGGAGCGGCCCCAGAAATCCAAACCCCTCCAAATACACTGCTCAATTACCTG GATACCTTCCGTATAGAGAATGAGAGTGATGCTCAACTGGTGCTGAAGGTGACACAGAAACTAACAGATATACTGATGGAGTACAGACTGAGGAGCGTTTCAACG GGTTCTAGTTTGAGCAGCTTCACCATGAACTCCACAAGTTTCTCCACCACATCTTCCAGATTGTCAGACAGTAGTGACCAATACTCAAATCGCCTATCAG GTCCATCCAGGTATTCTGGACTTCAATCCAGGTATTTCAAATGA
- the si:ch211-197h24.6 gene encoding uncharacterized protein si:ch211-197h24.6 isoform X1: MEAQDSMTQVQPHRQGPPQAQRRKRKQRQHSADIVFMKGTSVQTLPTLSKQLMSVKDAIIGLHYVWEYRSPSKSVPPHYQCKLCAVSRVQHDMIAHVRGWKHSFKYLQKAHPEKITCEEAEATKDPGERKKVKEAAAEVEQIEGRGQLRVILKEPCEVPAFKGFRSAIPKVKPPPRPAMGPKAPPFRSRIFDSQFTGECPPPGGPLSDYSAVEYGEPGFGGYSNREDFHDSDMDLRHFPNGMSNHPTQSGDDFGRGGERHGYGRGGLMEENPSRMYPDEYHSFEIGSSPMSRMDRPMEEPLQKPGLMGAAPEIQTPPNTLLNYLDTFRIENESDAQLVLKVTQKLTDILMEYRLRSVSTGSSLSSFTMNSTSFSTTSSRLSDSSDQYSNRLSGPSRYSGLQSRYFK; this comes from the exons ATGGAGGCCCAGGATTCGATGACACAGGTTCAGCCTCACAGACAGGGGCCACCGCAGGCTCAGCGGAGGAAG AGAAAGCAGCGGCAGCATTCTGCTGATATAG TGTTCATGAAAGGGACATCTGTCCAGACCTTGCCCACTCTCAGCAAACAGCTGATGAGTGTCAAAGATGCCATCATTG GTCTTCATTATGTGTGGGAGTACCGAAGCCCCAGTAAATCTGTCCCGCCACACTACCAGTGCAAACTCTGTGCTGTGTCCCGCGTGCAGCATGATATGATTGCACATGTGAGAGGCTGGAAACACAGCTTCAAATACCTG CAAAAAGCCCACCCTGAGAAGATCACCTGTGAAGAGGCAGAGGCCACTAAAGACCCTGGTGAAAGGAAGAAAGTTAAAGAGGCTGCTGCTGAGGTGGAGCAAATTGAGGGAAGGGGACAACTCAGG GTGATCCTTAAAGAGCCTTGTGAAGTACCTGCGTTCAAAGGATTTC GTTCTGCAATCCCTAAAGTTAAGCCTCCACCACGTCCAGCAATGGGTCCAAAAGCACCACCCTTCC GTTCCAGGATTTTTGACTCACAATTTACAGGGGAGTGTCCTCCTCCAGGTGGTCCTCTCTCTGACTACTCAGCAGTAGAATATGGGGAGCCTGGTTTTGGAGGGTACTCAAACAGGGAAGATTTCCATGACTCTGATATGGATCTGAGGCATTTTCCAAATGGTATGAGCAATCACCCCACTCAGAGTGGAGATGATTTTGGACGAGGTGGTGAAAGACATGGCTATGGAAGGGGTGGACTGATGGAGGAGAACCCCAGCAGAATGTATCCTGATGAATACCACAGTTTTGAAATTGGGAGCAGTCCAATGTCTAGAATGGACAGACCAATGGAGGAGCCACTGCAAAAGCCAGGCTTAATGGGAGCGGCCCCAGAAATCCAAACCCCTCCAAATACACTGCTCAATTACCTG GATACCTTCCGTATAGAGAATGAGAGTGATGCTCAACTGGTGCTGAAGGTGACACAGAAACTAACAGATATACTGATGGAGTACAGACTGAGGAGCGTTTCAACG GGTTCTAGTTTGAGCAGCTTCACCATGAACTCCACAAGTTTCTCCACCACATCTTCCAGATTGTCAGACAGTAGTGACCAATACTCAAATCGCCTATCAG GTCCATCCAGGTATTCTGGACTTCAATCCAGGTATTTCAAATGA